AATTCATATATAAATGATTTACACACAAAGGTACCAGCACCGACCAATATGCCACACTACTAGACACAAACCTCGAGACTCAGAAACAACTCTTGACCTTCACCCTCTGCTTTCAACCACTGAGCCAGTTATGAATCCATTCCGCTATCTCCCCCTGAATCCCATGCCATCTGGCATTCCAGGCTAGCCTAGCATGAATGACCTTGACaagggccttgctaaagtctatataaacaacattcactggaTACAGTCTCATATGTACATCTCAACAATGGCTATTATGTGATGTTCTTTAAGTGGAACTTTCATCAGCAATTCATTCACTTCATTAACAAATAACCCTTTGATTACTCGCTTACCTACCACAATTTCTGATAACTCTCTGAGTTAGTAGACCTACCGATTTCCAGGCTCTCTCTGTAGACAAAGTTCTACAAAACTGTgaaaagctgcagagaaagttTTCTTTGCTGAACTCGGAGACTGTTCACTTCGACTTGTCCTCATCATGCGGTAAATGGCCATACTCTCCCCGATCCCAGAATCCATTCCTGAGCGGAAGTTTTTTATCATGAGTTCTTTTTGTGGAAAACTGAAGTCCAGCAGACATAATGACTGCTTCAACTTCTGGAGCAGCATCTGCAAAAAGGAAATATGAAAGCTAAATTGACCAACTTCTAACTTCCTCTGTAATACATCAGTCGCATTAAACAGTTTCTTAATGTACAATGCTACGTTTTCAAGAATGAAGAAAATCACCTGTGTAGGCGGAGTATTCTGAAAAGGAATCTGGCCACTGGCCAGCTCACATGCTGTGATCCCAAGGCTGTAGATGTCAGACTTTGTATCGTATCCATGCAAATCCTAATGTAGAAGAGAAAGCACACTGCTAGAAATCCAATGATAATGGACAGGCTTACAATAACACATTTATCTCCGGTTAGCTGCACACAAAGATACAAAGCTTGCTTCTGCCGCCTCTCAAAtctaaaaaagaaacaaaatgagCAGATTCACTCTAAGTATTGGATCTCAGCTGATCCACTTCTGATTAACTACTTTTAGCTCCATTATAAATCAGGAAACAAGGTAAAATCTGAACATTTTTGCATCGGTTTTCTGCTGTTAAAGCATGGTTGCATAGACACTCAGAATCCCAGAACTGATTGttggtgtgttgaccttcattagtcagTGCAAGAGCTacaaggtaacgttgcagctcattaaaaccctggttagaccacacttgtagtatcgtgttcagctctggtcacctcaagttaagaagaatgtggtgcagagatttcccaggatgctatCTGGGCTAGAAAGCATGTCTtctgaagataggttgagtgagctagggcttttctttttggagtgaaggagtatgagaggtgacctgatggaagtgtgtaggatgataagaggcatagatagaaaggataaccagagacattttcccagggcagaaatggctaatataaggggCATAAATTTAAGGAAGAAAGTATGGGgagggatgtcaaaggtaagGTATGGAAAGCTCTGCCAGGGATGGTAACAAAGGCAGGTACACtagaaacatttaagaaacacttagataggcatgtggatgatagaCAAATGaaaggttatgtaggagggaagggttagattggtcttacagtagattaaaaggtcagcaaaatattgtgggtcaaaggccaagtactgtgctgtaatgttctatattcttgccatcttcagaagttttctgatgactctgccatagttggatgcatcagcaagggagatgaggctgagtacagggctacggtggggaaactttgtcacatggtgcgagcagaatcatctgcagcttaatgtgaaaacgactaaggagctggtggtggacctgaggagggctaaggcaccagtgacccctgtttccatccaagggtggAGATGTCCACCatgtgtggacatggtggaggattacaaatacctggggatacgaattgacaataaactggactggtcaaagaacactgaggctgtctacaagaaggggcagagccgtctctatttcctgaggagactgaggtcctttaacatctgccagatgatactgaggatgttctatgagtctgtggtggccagtgctatcatgtttgttgttgtgtgttggggtagcagacaccaacagaatcaacaaactcattcgttaagaccagtgatgttgtgggagtggaactggactctctgacggtggtgtttgaaaagaggatgctgtccaagttgcatgccatcttggacaatgactcccatccactccataatgtactggttaggcacaggagtacattcaggcagagactcattccaccgagatggaACACTGAacttcataggaagtcattcctgcctgtggccatcaaactttacaactcctccctcggagtgtcagacaccctgagccaataggctggtcctggacttatttccacttggcaggattaacattattatttaattatttacagttttatattgctatatttttttTTCACCATTCTTGGTGCGgctataacgaaacccaatttcccttgggatcaataaagtatgtctgtctgtctatgaagCAAAGACAGCTCTGCATGTGAAACTCTTGCCCTTGTGTATCTTACCctgctcttcaaaaaaaaaacaaaccttgGCTGAATGTGCATGCAGTCACCAGGTTATGTTAGGGTTTCCTCCTGGATAAGTGTTTGTAACCTGAATTTTTCTATAAGACAAACACAGAATCAGCTGTGACACGGAAAGCAGCCGCCAGCCAGCCTCACTGATTGTGAGTGAGCAGGTGAGTCTGCTCAGTGCCCGAGCAAACTCGGTTTGATCCCACGACTGATGTTGTGCCTTGTTCATAAGCATAGATGTCCATACGTTGTACATTCTTAGCTCCAGGGAGAGCATGTGTTCCTACTGAGTACTTTGGAGACAGAGAATTATGTAAGTACTCATAGTCCTCTCTGCTGTTTTATTCGCGGAAAAAGGTATCACGAAATCGAGCCCAAATTCTGCAAATGAGTGTACAAGTACATTTGAACATGGGGAAAGGAGATAGATAGCCCAAAGCTGGATTCATTCATCATAAAATTAAAGACAATTGCAAAGAAtattgcaaacatgaggaaatctgcagatgctggaaattcaagcaacacacacaaaatgctggtggaacgcagcaggccaaacagcatctacagggagaagcactgttgacgattcaggctgagactcttcgtcaggactagggtctcggcctgaaacattgactgtgcttctccctatagatgctgtctggcctgctgcgttccaccagtactttgtgtgtgttgcaaagaatATCGATTATATTCAATGCAAGGATAGATTGTGTTCAGTCTTTTATACTCAAAGGAATACAAAATTAAACAAGGATTAATCAAAGTCTGCCCTGAAGACAAAGGACTTCATTGAATCAGAATGGTTATGCCACACTTGATCATTAAGGTACAAAGTCTAAACAAAAGCAACattgtcatacagcatggaaacaagcccttcattcTACCTGGTCCATTTTAAATAAAGTCCATCTAAACTAGTCCCTTTTCTTTGTGTTTAGCCCTCTCATCCATCTACCTAGCCAAGTAACTTCTAATTGTTGttcatgtacctgcctcaaccgctTCTTGTGGCAGCTCCTCCATCTATACACCATTTCCTGGGTGAAAAAAACTGCCCTTCTGATCCCTATTGaaactctcccctctcaccttaaaatctatgccctctagctcTTGATCCACCAACAATGGGATAAAGACAGTGTGTATTCAACCTATCTATGCTCCTCATGGTTTTACACAACTCTAAGATCACTCCTTATTCTTCTGTGCCCCAATAAAGTAAGTCCTAAGCTCAAGCTCTGACAATATCCTCCTAGATGTTGTCCTCACTTTTATCATCTAAATGGAATCCTTCCTACAGCAGGGTGACCAAAGCTGAACACAAAATTCCAACATCATGCATAACTGCAACATCCCAACTGTTATTCTCAATGCTCTGAAAAAATGAaggccttcttcaccattctgactAGGAGTGATACTACCTTCACAGTAGAACTTTACAGTAAAAGGTAGACCCTGGTGTTGTAGAACTGTAGAAAAGCCaattagaagctgtccttgagcctggtggtacatgccttTTGGCTTTTGTAACTTCTGCCTCATGtaagggagagaagagagaatgtgcaagGTGAGTAGGGTATTTATCAAGGCACAAGAAATGTAGGCAGAGGAAaagctggtttccatgatatGCTGTCAAACGTACAACATTGGATCCTGACAGATTATACTTACATTTGGAAAGATAAGGGTTCATTAgagataatcagcatggctttgtgagtgaGAGATCATGTGTCACAAATCCAATTGAGTTCTTTGAAGTAAATGAAAACTCATAGAacatttactattattattaccTGAGGATTATACGATCCTGAGGTTTGTCTTCCCAcagccagccacaaaacaaaccatgaaaagttcaaagaaaaacaccaaACCTCCAATGTGAAAAAATTGTGCAAACGGCAAAAAAAACAAGCAATAAACACAGTATATAAAACATCAACCCCAAAATcaatgaaacagtccaggaatgtccAACAAAGGCTCAGTTCTGTCCAATCAAGTGCAGTGCCATTCACTGACCACAGGCTGCGGAGCCAGTCCACCCCAATCAACATCGCACAAAACAGCACCAAAAAGCAGCCACCAGATTCCAAAACACATAGCAACATGAACCACAGAGTCCAGTCCACAACCGCATTGATCAAACGAAGGTCTACGAGGGCAAGAGGTAAATATATTCTACATGGACATCAGTAAAAGGTCTTTGATAAGGTTCTACATGGTAGAATGGGATTGCATGGGATCCAGGAGAGATGGCTAACTGGGTACATAATTGGCCTGATCGGaagaagcagagggtgatggtagAAGGTTGTCTTTTTATTTTCCAAACCTGTAATTAGTGGCGTGCCTCAGGGGGTCAGTGCTAGGCCCATCATCATCTGCACCAATGAGTATCTACAAGATATGGCTAGCAAGCTTGCAGTTGACACTAAAATAGATGGTTTTATAGAGGAAGTTTATCAAGAATTGCAGTAGAACTTGATCAGCTGGGTAAGTGAGCCAAGGAATGCAAATGAAGTTTAATGCAAATAAGTGTGAGCTGAAGAAATATCCACCCTGACCCACAGCAATCTTTAATGATGtatcatagaaagcattctatcagtatggcaactgctctgcccaggaCCGCAAGCAACTGCACAGTTATGGACAAAGCTCCTTGTAGGTTAAGGTAGACtcaacttcacaatctaccttgtgtTGGCTTTGCACCTTAtcatctgcactgcacttcctctggaattggaacactttattttgttttctgttaATGCCTTCCTTTGcactacttcaatgcactgtcgTAGTGAATTTATCTGTATGGATGGTGGGTCTTACGCCGGTGGTacgcaaactactggaaaggattcttaaggataggatctacgagcatttggagaagtacagtctactcatggatagtcaacatggctttgtgaagggaagattgtgcctcacgagcctgatagagttttctgaagaggtaacaaaagaaattgatgagagtagggcagtggatgtggtctacatggactttagcaaagcatctgacaaggtccctcatgagagactcatctggaaagtcatgaggcatgggatcagtgggacctcggctgtttggataaaaaattggcttaaaggaagaaagcagagagtagttgtggaaggaaagtattctgcctggaggttggtgactaatggagtgccgcagggatctgtcatGGGactcctgctatttgtgatttttataaatgacctggaagtagaggcagaaggatgggtgagtaagtttgcggatgacacgaagattggaggagttgtggatggagctgtaggtggttgaaggttacaagaggatatagacaggctgcagagttgggcagaaaaatggcagattggagttcaatccagacaagtgtgaggtgatgcattttggaaagacaaaccagaagactgagtacaggattaatggtcagttacttaagagtgtggatgaacaaagggaccttggggttcaaatctatACATCCCTCacggttgctgcacaggttgatagggtggttaagaaggcctatgggatgttaggcttcattaacagggggattgagttcaagagtagagagctcatgttgcaactctacaaatctctggtgagactgcacttagagtactgtgtttaattctggtcacctcattataggaaggatgtggaagctattgagagggtgcagaggagatttaccaggatgttgcctggtttggagaacaagtcatatgaaacaaggttagcacagctgggacttttctctttggagcgtagaagaatgagcggggacttgatagaggactacaagatagggtggatagtcagtacctgtttcccagggcaccaatagcaaacaccagagggcatatgtacaaaattaagggagggaagtttaggggagacatcaggggtaggtttttttacacagagggttgtgagtgcctggaatgacttgccagcgatggtggtggaggctaaaacattaggggtacttaagagcctcttggacaggcacacggatgaaagaaaaatggaggattatggggtagtgtgggtttagtactttttttaagaattatatgggtcagcacaacatggagggctgaagggcctgtactgtgctatagtgttctatggttctatggatggATGGGATGTTAaatagcttttcactgtatctcagaacgtgacaataataaaccaatttaactTTTTTAAATTTACCTATTTATATGCATCACTGTGCTTAATCAGATTGTTCTACAAATAATAGGTTTATCCCTAGTCCCTTTTTCAAACATCTGCAGTCTTCCAACAGCTGGGCGCCAGTCCTCAATGTTTAAATGTTTGAAAGGTTTATGGACGTGGCTCCTACAATTTTATCTCATCTGAATGAGATGATTTACCTACCTTAAATGCAATCTGCCTTTAATAGCGCCTCTTCATCCAGTTTTAGCCAATGCAAATTCTCAATTAAGCCTTCATTTGCTGACATACCAGCAACATCACCCTTAGGATAAGGTACTCAGTACCAGTCACACCCTCTGCCTCCATCAATAAATTTCCTTGGGCTCTGGTCAGTCACATTTCTTCTCTTACAATATTTTTACTGTTCACATACTTCTGGATTTTTTAAAAGTTTGTTGCTGGTCTTTTCTCCCTACTTCGCTCATTGCCTTTTTGACTTTCCTTTCTGTAATTATGGCTGGTTCTCACTCGTGCTAACTAGAATCTGTCCTGTGGTCTTTTTAATGTTGTAATTTGGTAGTTTAGTGGGAAGAAATCATTTCTTCTGGTGAGAACATTAGAAGACAGAGACATACTGCCTCAACTTTgctggacagtcccaagcccagctgtgaaaggagggtTGGGCATTGGACTAGCAATCCCATCACATAAAAACCTAGCACTACAGAAACACAAATAGGATATCTAAAGACCTTATcgttgggagaggaaggatcttttaAGATTGGCTACATGTgatggaggaagaggaggaataGGTAATTATAGGATTATCATGATTGAACTGAAATGCATACTCCTGTTTCGATCAAATAAAATAGATTTGTTTTAGTAGAACAATTGGACTTGGTTTCAATATTAAATGAGAAACTCTATTTGATGGATTATCCAAATCCACATccaaatgattgggaaagttttaaggaacagcagatcttaactaaaaaagcaatacggagagaaaaaatcaggtatgagctcagtctagccaggaatataaaatgggatatcaaaagcttttttagctatgtgaagagaaagcagatagttaagaacaatgttggccccttgaagaatgaattgggagaaattgttatgggaaacagggaaatggcaacagaatttaatgcatactttagatctgtcttcaccagggaggacacaagcaatctcccagatgtatggatgggccagggacataagatatcagaggaattgaaacagattgacattaggaaagaaactgtgatgagtagactgataggactgaaggctaataaatccccgggtccagatggtctgcatccgagggttctaaaagaggtggctcaggaaattgcagatgcattggtaatcattttccaatgttccttagattcaggatcagctcctgaagattggagagtggctaatcttatcccacttttcaagaagggagggaaggagaaaacggagaactatcgccctgttagcctaacgtcagtcgtggggaagatgcttgagtccattattaaggacgaaatagtggcatatcttgatggcagtaataggattaggccgagccagcatggatttaccaagggcaaatcatgcttgactaatctgttggagttttttgagggtgtaacaaggatgttagacaagggtaagccagtggatgtagtgtacctagattttcagaaggcattcgataaggtgccacataggagattggtgagtaaaatcagagctcatggcattgggggcagggtttcaacatggatagaaaactggttggcagatagaaagcaaagggtagcagtgaatgggtgtttctcggactggctggaggtgactagtggggtaccacagggctctgtattgggaccacagctctttacgatttatgtcaacgatttagatgagggcattgaaaactatatcagcaagtttgctgatgatactaaactgggtggcagtgtgacatgcgaagaggacgttaggagaattcagggagacttggataggctgggtgagtgggcagatacttggcagatgtcattcaatgtgaataaatgtgaagttatccactttggaagcaggaacaagagggcagagtattgtctgaacggtgtagagttaggtaagggagaaatgcaaagagacctaggagtcctagttcatcagtcaatgaaggtgaatgagcaagtgcaacaggcagtgaagagggcaaatggaatgttggcctttattacaaggggaattaagtacaagagcaaggatgtacttttgcatttgtacagggccctggtgagaccacacctggaatattgtgtacagttttgatctccaggtttaaggaaggactttctggcaattgaggaagtgcagtgtagattcactaggtagattcctgggatggcagggctgtcttacgcagggagattggagagattgggcttgtacacactggaattgaggagattgagaggggatctgattgaaacgtttaagataattaaaggatttgataggattgaggcaggaaatatgttccaggtgttgggagagtccagtaccagagggcatggattgagaataagaggtcagttatttaaaacagagttgaggaaaaacaacttctcccagagagttgtgggggtctggaaagcactgcctcggaagacggtggaggccaattctctggatgctttcaagaaggagctagatagatatctgatggataggggaatcaagggatatggggacaaggcagggactggatattgatagtgaatgatcagccatgatctcagaatggcggtgcagacttgaggggccgaatggtctacttctgcacctattgtctattgtctaatataaAATTCCCGACTACAAGAAAGTAGGTACATTAAAACCACTTGTTAAAGCACTGAAAGAGAAATGTGACTGATTTTGCATTCATCACACTTTTGGCTTGGTACATAAAGAGTAAAGTTTATAGAGCTATTTAAGCTTACCTGTTGGAGAACTTCTGGGCTTAACCAAGGCAGAACAGAAGCACTGAATTCTGGAAAATCATATACAACTCTTAGCCTTTGTCCATCACTGATCATGCTGCAGAGACCATGCAGACCAGAGAGATAAATATGTCCCTCCCCAGAAATAAGTATATGGCTTGGTCTAACACTCCTGTTGAAGGAAGAAAAACAGAACATAGTTTGTGTCAGTTGGGAAAGTGTTTTGAATAAACTTTTCCAGACCTAATCTTGCTCAAGATGGGGAAGTGAATGATCTTTATGTGAATACCTGACGAAATGGGAAGGTTGAATCGGTCTGTATTCTCTTCTAAATTTGACTAGATTCAAATTCATTCCAAACCATTCAATTTCAAGACAACACCAGTAAAAATTAATTTGTTAATGGAAAAACTAAGTAAGAATGTACTGATGCACTTCTCACTAAGCTAATGCAATGGAATTATAGAAAAATATTTTAAACAGTATTTAGTCCCTAACTTCACAGCATTTCATTTTTCACCAgtttatttaaaacaaaatgtgTACTTCATGGTGATTAAGTGGTAACAATTCCTTTGAAATAAATATATTTCAGAAATGTAATAAAGCATGTTCTTTAGTAAGCCAACAGCAGCATTAGCTCAATGCAAGCTTCAAATGAAAAGGATTTAAGGTTTTATGGCTGTATTAAAGCACCACAAATATTGAAAATGAACATTCAATCTATTTAATGCAAAGCAGTATAATAAATGGAGCACTGAAGAACTGTATACTTTTACAACTGACAAAATTATGTGTGTGCATGCTAACACTAGTATTCATTTAATCTGGATCAAGAAAATCAGTAATGTTTACACTGTTATAGTCGGGAAATGACTTTGATTGAATAAATGCACTGATATTACTAACAACCCAAGCCAAATTTCCCAGATTGCATTGCACCTCCCTATGTTTAATACCTTAGATTCTTTCAAATTTCTATATGCCTCTAGATACTATTTATCAATTATTCCTTTTAAGGAGAGAGAGGATATAATTTAGCATGTGTACACCATTGCCTTAACTCATCAGAGAGTTCTCTTTGCAATTTTAGCCACATACTTAATGAGAGGTACAATCTACTTTTTGATTCTGTTTATAATCACATCTTGACTTGAAACAAATCAAATGCAACACAGCAGATTTGGTACAATGACAGATTCAGATATAAACACGAGGTTAAACAACATCAAGAGGTTGATTCTTGTAATTCTTAGAAAGCAGCAAAATGTGATCAAGGAGTAACATGATAAATTCAAGAAAACGaggatagaagaaaaaaatagctTAGCTTAATATCCAAGTTTACCTGTGAATGCATCCCATTTGGTGAATATAATCCAATGCCTTCAGGACTCCATAAAAAATATGTGCCATTAAACTTTCACTCATGCCTTCAGTAAAATACAACTTTAGCAGGCTGCTGGCAGAACCTAGGTAAGGTCAAAAAAGCAAGCTCAAGGGCCACACATTCATTAAAAAGCATTACATGTAAAGAGTATAATACAACAGACGAAGGTCCCATATGGGCTTTACCTTACCGTAGGCGGTGAATGCTAGGATGACCCATAGCTCACTACCTTCTGCAAAGACGGCTGGGTGTGGCAGGATGTTTGGGTGCCGGAGAAACTGCCAGATAAGCAGCTCATTCTGAAAGCAAAGCACAAATTCTTCAGGTAAGGCTACATTCACGAAAACAAATACCATACAGTACATCATCTCACACATGAAATACAGGTTCCATTCTTCCCGAAAATGCTCACAGTTGTTCGTCTTTGGTTACTCTTTCTAATTTTCTCTTAAAAGTTACTAATCTCTAACTCTTTGACTCAATGTGGGGTAGACAGGATTAACTAGTGTTTTCCTGGATTTAGCTTGGCCATCAGTTGGTGTGCCAGAATGGCTTCAACTGAACAAGAATGAGCACTGGGTGCCATAAGATGACCAAAAGAAATGAAGAAATGGAATGGGAGTTAACAGCAAGAAATATAGAAAGTTGTCTCAAGGGCAGAGACAAAAGAAATGTCAAATGATAAACTGATtgaaatacagtatattaaacaaatattttgcaTCCATCCTCATGGTGAAATACTGATGAGACTACATAGCAAGGTGTCCACAACATTGACAACAATTCAAATCCCCCAGCAAAATCTTAAATATTCTTCAATCACTCCAATGAAAAATCTTCATGCTAAAACATTAATTGTGCTCTGCTGCACTTAATCAGAGTGGATACTAGTAAATGTTGATGTTCTTTCTGCAGAAAATTCAAAGTTAATTGCCAAGTAAAGCAAACAACTAAGGCAGCATGCAAACTATCTTTTATTGCAAAGGACTAAGAAACCAACTCTTGCTCCAGTTGTACTgtgcacagttgatgtttcctcTTGCAGGAATCTTGATCAAGATGGCAGAGTATCCTTAGAAGGGACTGAGCACTTAGGGTGGGgttaaaaataaatttcattACATCGGGATGTGGTTCCTTGGCATTCCCTATTCCAGAGGACCATGGAAAACCCAACATAAATTTGAGTTTGATATTAGCCTTAGGGGCTCCTAGAGAATCAAGAGATAAGATGAAGCAGGAAAGTGTATTCAATTATCAGTGTATTTAATGAACACTGTAGGTCAGACTTGAAACCCAATGGTCCTTTCCAAAACATTCTCAAGCAAAGGGTGGCATACTCAAGACagcatttttttaaattactgtCAAGATGGATTGTCATATAGCTGCCTTCTACATTCAACCATCCCTCAGTAGGCAACAGTTCTTCCACCAAACAGCAAattaatgaaacatagaaaacctacagcatattacaggcccttcagcccacaaagctgtgcccaacatgtccttaccttagaactacctagacttacccatagccctctatttttttaagctccacatacctatccaggagtctcttaaaagaccctattgtttccacctccaccaccgctgctggcagccc
The sequence above is a segment of the Hypanus sabinus isolate sHypSab1 chromosome 4, sHypSab1.hap1, whole genome shotgun sequence genome. Coding sequences within it:
- the stradb gene encoding STE20-related kinase adapter protein beta, whose protein sequence is MSFLDCSCISQTEIEPIDAGNQVDGKDHRCPKNGFYSCSQRSQQEDKMVYTTSASHYELLCELGKSFSNLTTVNLAKHIPSGNMVVVKRTNMDTCSEENLSSLQNELLIWQFLRHPNILPHPAVFAEGSELWVILAFTAYGSASSLLKLYFTEGMSESLMAHIFYGVLKALDYIHQMGCIHRSVRPSHILISGEGHIYLSGLHGLCSMISDGQRLRVVYDFPEFSASVLPWLSPEVLQQDLHGYDTKSDIYSLGITACELASGQIPFQNTPPTQMLLQKLKQSLCLLDFSFPQKELMIKNFRSGMDSGIGESMAIYRMMRTSRSEQSPSSAKKTFSAAFHSFVELCLQREPGNRPSASMLLSHPFFKQVKKQTKASLINLLQPAVPLSGSWATVGTSGSKGDRPINPVQDLDGDWEF